Proteins encoded in a region of the Brevefilum fermentans genome:
- a CDS encoding single-stranded DNA-binding protein, translating to MYQQITIVGYLGNDPEMRFMPNGQAVTSFSVATSNKYTSNTGQRVDETTWFRVSVWGAQAESCNQYLKKGRPVLVIGRLRPDPQTGNPRIFNRQDGTPAASFEVTAQQVKFLPFGSRGAGGGEDDFGDMHGSPETDDEIPF from the coding sequence ATGTATCAACAGATCACTATCGTTGGGTATTTAGGCAATGACCCTGAGATGCGCTTCATGCCAAATGGTCAGGCAGTTACCAGCTTTTCAGTTGCCACCTCCAATAAATACACCAGCAACACCGGACAACGCGTTGACGAGACCACCTGGTTCCGCGTTTCGGTTTGGGGGGCGCAAGCAGAATCCTGTAACCAATATCTCAAAAAGGGTCGACCCGTTCTGGTCATCGGTCGCTTACGACCCGATCCGCAGACCGGTAATCCCAGGATTTTCAATCGCCAGGACGGAACACCGGCTGCATCCTTTGAAGTCACGGCGCAACAGGTAAAATTCTTGCCGTTCGGATCCCGCGGCGCAGGCGGCGGTGAAGATGATTTCGGAGATATGCACGGAAGCCCAGAAACCGACGACGAAATTCCCTTCTAA
- a CDS encoding translin family protein translates to MDNHLESLSDRIRESFERKTEKRDKALAHSRELTRHAARAIRAIHRNEASLAHNHLAQAKLLAEALRNDLADEPDLYYSGYTQDALKEYCEAHLTVTIILNEDYSTPEDLQVSYATYLNGLSEAVGELRRRIMDLMRTGHSPEVERLLDNMDSIYALLVTMDYPDALTYGLRRRTDIARSIIERTQADVTISYRQQLLENRIADLSDRLSRYEMPDEMP, encoded by the coding sequence ATGGACAACCACCTGGAGTCGCTTTCCGATCGGATCAGGGAGTCCTTTGAACGGAAAACTGAAAAACGAGATAAAGCGCTGGCTCACAGCCGCGAACTGACGCGCCATGCCGCGCGCGCCATTCGAGCCATCCATCGCAATGAAGCCAGCCTGGCTCACAACCATCTTGCCCAGGCAAAACTGCTGGCTGAAGCCTTGCGAAACGACCTGGCTGATGAACCCGACCTGTATTATTCCGGTTATACACAGGACGCGCTTAAGGAATATTGCGAGGCTCATCTAACCGTGACCATCATCCTGAATGAGGATTATTCCACCCCGGAGGACCTGCAGGTGAGCTATGCCACTTACCTCAACGGGCTGTCTGAGGCAGTCGGCGAATTACGCCGCAGGATTATGGACCTGATGCGCACCGGTCATTCCCCTGAAGTCGAACGCCTGCTGGATAATATGGACAGTATCTATGCACTGCTGGTCACGATGGATTATCCCGATGCCCTTACCTATGGCTTGCGCCGCCGGACTGATATTGCCCGCAGCATCATCGAACGCACCCAGGCAGATGTGACCATCAGCTACCGCCAGCAATTGCTCGAAAATCGGATCGCTGACCTATCTGACCGGTTGTCCCGCTATGAAATGCCGGATGAAATGCCCTGA
- the amrB gene encoding AmmeMemoRadiSam system protein B, whose amino-acid sequence MTEERTVRPSPIAGTWYPGNAIQLRNSVSAFLDAAVNPTLPGQVVGLVAPHAGYVYSGTVAGHAFKTVQGLSFEYVCLLAPMHQYYPQSLLTSAHRAYWTPLGEIPLADEIIDQIDARLRQKIGFGLTPISNDYEHSLEIELPFLQVALSGEFTLIPIMFRDQSRQVTKALAEVLAEVIESTACLLVASSDLSHFYAQSQAEKLDSHVLKVLEAFSPEGLFDLKDRGQGQACGLAPIAAALWASAQLGATDVTLLKYNTSAATSGDTASVVGYGAAAITRPF is encoded by the coding sequence ATGACTGAAGAACGAACCGTCAGACCTTCCCCAATTGCAGGCACCTGGTACCCGGGCAACGCAATCCAGCTCAGAAATAGTGTATCTGCTTTTCTTGACGCGGCTGTGAATCCCACCCTGCCTGGCCAAGTGGTCGGACTGGTGGCACCCCATGCGGGTTATGTCTATTCAGGGACGGTTGCGGGGCATGCTTTCAAGACTGTTCAGGGACTCAGCTTTGAGTATGTCTGCCTGCTGGCACCCATGCATCAGTATTACCCGCAATCCCTGTTGACCAGTGCGCATCGCGCATACTGGACCCCCCTGGGCGAGATTCCCCTGGCCGATGAGATTATCGATCAAATCGACGCCAGGCTGCGCCAGAAAATTGGGTTCGGGCTGACCCCCATCAGCAATGATTATGAGCATTCCCTAGAGATTGAATTGCCCTTTCTGCAGGTTGCCCTGTCAGGCGAGTTCACACTGATCCCAATTATGTTTCGCGACCAATCCCGCCAGGTGACCAAAGCGCTGGCTGAGGTTTTGGCTGAGGTCATCGAGTCCACAGCATGCCTGCTGGTTGCCAGCAGCGACCTGTCACATTTTTATGCGCAATCCCAGGCGGAAAAGCTGGATTCACACGTGCTGAAGGTGCTGGAAGCTTTCTCACCCGAGGGCTTGTTTGACCTCAAAGATCGCGGGCAGGGGCAGGCTTGCGGCCTGGCGCCAATCGCTGCGGCATTATGGGCTTCAGCACAGTTGGGCGCCACCGATGTGACCCTGCTTAAATACAACACGTCAGCAGCGACTTCCGGAGATACCGCATCCGTGGTCGGATACGGCGCCGCTGCCATCACCCGCCCGTTTTGA
- a CDS encoding dolichyl-phosphate beta-glucosyltransferase: protein MTQPFLSIIIPAYNEAERLPSTLEKIDRFLGQQTYTAEVLVVENGSSDATLALAQSFQERMPYLWVLTEAQRGKGLAVKRGMLAAQGEYRFLCDADLSMPIDQVNRFLPPALSGVDVAIGSREQPGSVRYGEPGYRHLIGRIFNAMVRGLVLPGIQDSQCGFKCFRGDVADAVFPLQTLVGMSFDAEVLFIARKMGYSVCEVAIDWYFDPDSRVRLVQDSLHMAFDLLKIRSNARQGLYDAQG from the coding sequence TTGACCCAACCTTTCCTTTCCATCATTATCCCAGCCTATAACGAAGCTGAGCGGCTTCCATCCACCCTGGAGAAAATTGACCGCTTCCTCGGGCAGCAGACTTATACAGCCGAAGTGCTGGTGGTGGAGAACGGCAGCAGCGATGCCACTTTAGCCCTTGCTCAAAGCTTCCAGGAGCGCATGCCATACCTGTGGGTGTTAACAGAAGCACAGCGTGGGAAAGGCCTGGCTGTAAAGCGCGGCATGCTGGCAGCACAGGGCGAATACCGCTTTTTATGCGACGCTGATTTATCGATGCCCATCGACCAGGTGAACCGTTTTTTACCCCCCGCCCTGTCAGGAGTGGACGTGGCCATCGGTTCGCGTGAGCAGCCCGGCTCGGTGCGCTATGGTGAGCCGGGCTATCGACACCTGATTGGGCGAATATTCAACGCCATGGTGCGCGGGTTGGTGCTGCCCGGAATCCAGGATTCGCAGTGCGGGTTCAAGTGCTTCCGGGGTGATGTCGCCGATGCAGTCTTCCCCCTACAGACCCTGGTCGGGATGTCCTTTGATGCTGAAGTGTTATTCATCGCCCGCAAGATGGGTTACAGTGTGTGTGAAGTGGCGATCGACTGGTATTTTGATCCCGACAGCCGAGTGAGGCTGGTGCAGGATTCATTACACATGGCGTTTGATTTGCTGAAAATCCGCTCAAACGCCAGGCAGGGGCTGTATGACGCCCAGGGTTAA
- a CDS encoding aldo/keto reductase gives MKKKIITNGGVEIPLLGLGTWLSRGRDCQRAVEFALTHGYDHIDTAQAYDNEEDVGKGWKASGRSRKEIYITTKISTPNQGYEKSIRSLEKSLQALQTEYVDLLLIHWPNLSDIERTFETWQALVELQRRGLTRSIGVSNFPVDLLEDLLGRTDVVPAINQVEFHTFLYQRELLTYCREKGIQIEAYSPVARAKFFNHEKLVKIAQKYSRTPAQVMLAWLINHDLVTIPKSIHEARILENADIFFQLDREDMDILDNLQPQRRLVQEPNLFKD, from the coding sequence ATGAAGAAAAAAATCATCACCAATGGCGGGGTTGAGATTCCCCTGCTGGGGCTGGGCACCTGGCTGTCACGCGGACGGGATTGTCAACGCGCCGTAGAATTTGCTCTCACCCACGGCTATGACCACATCGACACCGCCCAGGCCTATGATAACGAGGAGGATGTCGGTAAAGGCTGGAAAGCCAGCGGTCGCTCGCGAAAAGAGATTTACATCACCACAAAAATCAGCACCCCCAACCAGGGTTATGAAAAGAGCATACGCTCGTTGGAAAAAAGTCTGCAGGCGTTGCAAACAGAGTATGTTGACCTGCTGCTGATCCACTGGCCAAATCTGTCCGACATCGAGCGCACCTTTGAAACCTGGCAGGCGCTGGTTGAACTGCAAAGGCGCGGTCTGACCCGCAGCATTGGCGTCAGCAACTTCCCTGTTGATCTGCTGGAAGACTTGCTGGGCAGAACCGATGTGGTCCCGGCGATTAACCAGGTTGAATTTCACACCTTTCTCTATCAACGTGAACTGCTGACGTATTGCCGGGAAAAAGGGATTCAAATTGAAGCCTACAGTCCAGTTGCCAGGGCGAAGTTTTTCAACCACGAAAAACTGGTGAAAATCGCCCAAAAATACTCCAGAACACCCGCCCAGGTGATGCTGGCCTGGCTGATCAACCACGACCTGGTGACCATCCCAAAATCGATCCACGAGGCGCGGATTTTAGAGAACGCCGATATCTTTTTCCAGCTTGACCGAGAGGATATGGATATTCTGGATAATCTTCAACCGCAAAGGCGATTGGTACAAGAGCCCAACCTGTTCAAAGATTAG
- a CDS encoding M23 family metallopeptidase, with amino-acid sequence MKDTRNPWQLPETASSEAASPDEATSVPSEPKYIQFWERLRHWGLGDSVLRGATVLTTFLLILLVVWVMGAFSQPGPEPVYESSGVALAESLGEKALPPAAPFFHVGGADAEGVSRAMGLNTVLPHRSARDAVIQYTIEPGDSIFSIAEKFNLKPESILWGNRYTLGDDPHLILPGQIINILPVDGVYHQWSAGEGLNGVAAFYRVTPEDIINWPGNELDPNQIGDYSNPNIPPDKMLVIPGGQGKFTDWRTPRISRDEPAKARNLGPGACSASYDGVTGSLTFIWPTTERHLSGFDYTPETNHFGIDIAGRIGNLIFAADHGVVVYAGWNDHGYGEMVVIDHGSGWQTLYAHLSQVTVVCGQEVYQGDTIGFMGSTGKSTGPHLHFEMRSDDYGRVNPWNFLN; translated from the coding sequence ATGAAGGATACAAGAAATCCCTGGCAGCTCCCCGAAACAGCTTCCAGCGAAGCCGCCTCCCCAGACGAAGCAACATCGGTGCCCTCTGAACCCAAATACATTCAGTTTTGGGAGCGCTTGCGTCACTGGGGGTTGGGCGATTCTGTCTTGCGGGGCGCTACCGTATTGACGACCTTCCTGTTAATCCTGCTGGTGGTATGGGTGATGGGCGCCTTTTCCCAGCCTGGTCCCGAACCCGTATACGAAAGCAGTGGTGTAGCATTGGCAGAATCCCTGGGTGAGAAAGCGCTACCCCCCGCTGCCCCCTTTTTTCATGTCGGCGGCGCTGATGCGGAGGGCGTCTCCCGCGCAATGGGTCTGAACACCGTCCTGCCGCATCGTTCAGCACGCGACGCAGTCATCCAATACACCATAGAACCCGGCGATTCGATCTTTTCGATTGCAGAAAAATTCAACCTCAAACCAGAGAGCATCCTGTGGGGCAATCGCTACACCCTGGGCGATGACCCGCACCTCATCCTGCCCGGTCAGATCATCAACATCCTGCCCGTAGATGGCGTTTATCACCAGTGGAGCGCGGGCGAAGGCTTGAATGGCGTCGCAGCCTTTTATCGGGTCACCCCTGAGGACATCATCAACTGGCCAGGTAACGAACTTGATCCCAATCAAATCGGAGATTATTCCAATCCTAACATCCCGCCGGACAAAATGCTGGTCATCCCGGGCGGGCAGGGCAAATTCACTGATTGGCGCACACCCCGCATCAGCCGGGATGAACCCGCCAAAGCCCGGAACCTCGGCCCGGGCGCCTGCAGCGCTAGCTATGACGGGGTGACCGGGTCGCTCACCTTTATTTGGCCCACGACCGAACGACACCTGTCGGGTTTTGACTACACCCCCGAAACCAACCATTTTGGCATCGATATTGCTGGCCGTATCGGCAACCTGATCTTCGCTGCCGATCACGGTGTGGTGGTGTATGCAGGATGGAATGATCATGGCTATGGTGAGATGGTCGTCATCGACCATGGGTCAGGCTGGCAAACCCTGTATGCCCACCTCAGCCAGGTGACCGTCGTATGCGGGCAGGAAGTCTACCAGGGCGACACCATCGGGTTTATGGGCAGCACCGGCAAGTCTACCGGACCGCACTTGCATTTTGAGATGCGTAGCGACGATTACGGACGTGTCAACCCCTGGAATTTCTTAAACTGA
- a CDS encoding ribonuclease HII, with the protein MTPRVKFDPALLPERPDLSFEIELWKKGATLVAGIDEAGRGALAGPVAVGAVVLPGEQVDLMSRLGGIRDSKIMTPAEREHWAAEIKKVALAWGVGFASNTEIDHMGIVPATLLASQRALGALNVTPAHLLVDYLLLTGQAIPQTSLVRGDARSLSIASASILAKTERDAVLIEMDKIHPGYGFARNKGYATHAHRLAVRELGPCAVHRRSFEPVCEYDSLFPPKMSIPAKDADGSND; encoded by the coding sequence ATGACGCCCAGGGTTAAATTTGACCCGGCGCTACTGCCCGAACGGCCGGACCTTTCCTTTGAAATCGAATTGTGGAAAAAGGGGGCGACCCTGGTGGCAGGCATCGATGAAGCCGGTCGCGGCGCGCTGGCTGGGCCGGTGGCCGTCGGCGCGGTGGTACTGCCGGGTGAGCAGGTGGATTTAATGTCCCGTCTGGGCGGTATCCGCGATTCCAAGATCATGACGCCGGCTGAACGGGAGCACTGGGCAGCGGAGATCAAGAAGGTTGCGCTGGCCTGGGGGGTGGGTTTTGCTTCCAATACGGAAATTGATCATATGGGCATTGTCCCGGCAACGCTTTTGGCGTCTCAGCGGGCGCTGGGCGCCTTGAATGTGACCCCTGCCCACCTGTTGGTGGATTACCTGCTTCTGACGGGGCAGGCAATCCCGCAAACAAGCCTGGTCAGGGGCGATGCGCGCTCGCTGTCGATCGCGTCGGCTTCAATTTTGGCTAAAACCGAGCGGGATGCCGTGTTGATTGAGATGGACAAGATCCACCCCGGGTACGGCTTTGCCCGCAACAAGGGCTACGCCACCCACGCGCATCGTTTGGCAGTACGCGAGTTGGGACCATGTGCGGTTCACCGGCGGAGCTTTGAGCCGGTGTGTGAATATGATTCATTGTTCCCGCCCAAGATGTCGATACCTGCCAAGGATGCCGATGGCTCCAATGATTAA
- a CDS encoding sugar-binding transcriptional regulator, producing the protein MIELSNTIVKRSPVSNKSKHRDRTILLARIAEMHYLDGKNQNEIAQEIGMTRSNVSRLLKEAREKNIVKIQVIHPVQENDLLSQELVTRFELIDAHVIQVHQTKQLLHTLGKVAGKELTKYLEPDISLGTTWGTAVSATIDQLEITNRIPNIKVVQLLGAVGSRIQVYDGHGIVRRLEEILDAEGIYINAPYFVESATAAELLLRTPSIKESINACKEVDVALLGVGSLDFSHCSYYLAGYMPEHELLEIQKTGAIGDVSGRFYNINGEKVAQSYQDRLIGIPFEDLLKIPIRIGVAGGREKIDPIIGALRGKLINVLITDSDTAMEVLEKTNHLSINNFKAGDYGI; encoded by the coding sequence ATGATTGAATTATCGAATACAATTGTGAAAAGAAGTCCTGTGAGCAATAAATCCAAACATAGAGATCGTACAATTTTATTGGCAAGAATTGCCGAAATGCATTACTTGGACGGGAAAAATCAGAATGAAATTGCCCAGGAAATTGGCATGACTCGCTCTAATGTTTCGCGTTTACTAAAAGAGGCTCGGGAAAAGAACATTGTAAAAATTCAAGTTATTCATCCTGTTCAAGAAAACGATTTGCTCAGTCAAGAATTGGTTACACGTTTTGAATTAATTGATGCGCATGTTATTCAGGTTCATCAAACAAAACAGTTGCTTCACACATTAGGCAAAGTTGCGGGAAAAGAATTAACGAAATACTTGGAACCCGATATTTCATTAGGAACGACATGGGGCACAGCAGTTAGTGCAACGATCGATCAGTTAGAAATCACAAATCGAATCCCTAACATTAAAGTAGTTCAACTTTTAGGTGCAGTTGGTTCGCGTATCCAGGTCTATGACGGACACGGAATTGTGCGCCGCCTGGAAGAGATTCTTGACGCTGAAGGTATTTACATTAATGCACCATATTTTGTTGAAAGCGCCACAGCTGCAGAATTATTGTTAAGAACGCCCAGCATTAAAGAAAGTATTAATGCCTGCAAGGAAGTGGATGTTGCCTTGTTGGGTGTTGGCAGCCTGGACTTCTCACATTGTAGTTATTATTTGGCTGGCTACATGCCTGAACATGAACTTTTAGAAATCCAGAAAACCGGTGCTATCGGGGACGTGAGTGGACGTTTTTACAATATTAACGGTGAAAAAGTTGCACAGAGCTATCAAGACAGATTGATTGGTATTCCCTTTGAGGACTTGTTAAAAATTCCGATCCGGATCGGTGTAGCTGGTGGAAGAGAAAAAATTGACCCGATTATTGGAGCTTTGCGAGGGAAATTGATCAATGTATTAATTACCGATTCGGATACAGCCATGGAGGTGCTTGAGAAAACAAACCATCTTTCAATAAATAACTTTAAGGCAGGAGACTATGGAATATAG
- a CDS encoding SWIM zinc finger family protein, giving the protein MDYGMIGKMEKAKRYAEERERIVFKQFKVLFTGNHSDHTVTYEDGKWGCTCEFFHSRGRCSHTMALELILEQMVDIAQEV; this is encoded by the coding sequence ATGGACTATGGAATGATTGGCAAAATGGAAAAAGCCAAACGTTACGCAGAAGAACGAGAACGGATTGTATTCAAGCAATTCAAGGTCCTGTTTACCGGGAATCACAGCGATCACACGGTGACCTATGAAGATGGGAAGTGGGGCTGTACGTGTGAATTTTTTCACTCTCGCGGCCGCTGCAGCCACACCATGGCGCTCGAGTTGATCCTCGAGCAGATGGTCGATATTGCCCAGGAAGTCTGA
- a CDS encoding class I SAM-dependent methyltransferase — protein MNKINRRFRYNLCYFGRPPWDTGISPPELIEYLQNTTPGKALDVGCGTGTNLLTMASYGWDVVGFDLAWISVLKARIKLLKAGVKGRVLYGDVSAALQPGTDFDLILDIGCYHGLSPQERANYRRNLARWLKPGGNYLLYAHLKTASTALYGLSEADFDGFSEFLNCHWRVDSPERRPDGGGGNPASWTLFERRESTTRGC, from the coding sequence TTGAACAAAATAAATCGTCGGTTTCGCTACAATCTGTGCTATTTTGGTCGTCCACCGTGGGATACGGGCATTTCGCCGCCTGAATTGATTGAGTACCTTCAAAATACGACGCCCGGCAAGGCTCTGGATGTGGGTTGCGGAACCGGAACCAACCTGTTAACCATGGCGTCTTATGGCTGGGACGTGGTCGGCTTCGATCTCGCCTGGATTTCAGTTTTAAAAGCACGCATTAAGCTGCTCAAAGCCGGTGTAAAAGGACGTGTGCTTTATGGTGATGTCTCCGCTGCCTTGCAACCTGGAACAGATTTCGACCTGATTTTGGATATTGGCTGCTATCATGGGTTAAGCCCCCAGGAAAGGGCGAACTATCGCCGCAACCTGGCGCGTTGGTTGAAACCTGGCGGGAACTATCTGCTGTATGCCCACTTGAAAACCGCGTCAACCGCTCTTTATGGGCTCTCAGAGGCGGATTTTGATGGGTTCTCAGAATTCTTAAACTGCCACTGGCGCGTGGACTCGCCTGAGCGTCGCCCCGACGGCGGAGGTGGAAACCCCGCCAGCTGGACTTTATTCGAGCGCCGGGAAAGCACTACTCGGGGTTGTTAA
- a CDS encoding alpha/beta hydrolase, translating to MGKRQDILHFLFQSATYLTCMLILMLGAAACQAGESPATSVPLDPTPVHITAMPVALHGASITPIALEPTSITSTAQEPTPTPGITLTSMDCRHAGGQVLSEALFSEHLGEDLHYLLYLPPCYYEDLTEGYPVTYLLHGLSYTQDQWVRLGVAEQMDALISEGRIAPFIIIMPNEVRFQPPLNSAFADALVQELIPFVDQQYRTLAERAYRAIGGLSRGAAWAVHLGFEHPHLFSRVGAHSLPLFEVDGGRLDGWLVETPDIGLPDFFIDIGRSDPERWSAQNFADRLDVHHIPHTWYLFNGGHTEAYWSTHLELYLHWYAQDWYKNSLNNQVK from the coding sequence ATGGGTAAACGTCAAGATATCCTCCACTTTCTTTTTCAAAGTGCGACTTACCTGACCTGTATGCTCATATTGATGCTCGGCGCTGCAGCCTGCCAGGCAGGTGAAAGCCCCGCGACGAGTGTGCCTCTTGATCCTACCCCTGTTCACATAACCGCCATGCCGGTTGCGCTTCATGGCGCCAGCATTACACCAATTGCGTTGGAACCAACTTCCATCACCTCCACAGCGCAAGAGCCAACCCCAACACCGGGAATAACCCTGACCAGCATGGATTGCCGCCATGCAGGGGGACAGGTTCTCAGCGAAGCACTGTTTAGCGAGCACCTGGGAGAGGACCTGCACTACCTGCTTTACCTTCCGCCCTGTTACTACGAGGATCTCACAGAAGGTTACCCGGTCACCTATTTGCTGCACGGTCTTTCCTACACACAGGACCAGTGGGTGCGCCTGGGCGTGGCTGAGCAGATGGATGCCCTGATTTCTGAAGGACGGATTGCTCCCTTCATTATCATTATGCCCAATGAGGTTCGTTTCCAACCGCCACTCAACTCAGCCTTCGCCGATGCCCTGGTGCAAGAATTAATCCCGTTTGTCGATCAGCAATACCGCACCCTGGCCGAGAGAGCTTACCGGGCGATTGGCGGGCTTTCACGTGGTGCGGCATGGGCGGTGCACCTTGGCTTTGAGCATCCGCATCTTTTCAGCCGCGTGGGAGCGCACAGCCTGCCCCTGTTTGAAGTCGATGGCGGTCGGCTGGATGGCTGGTTGGTGGAAACACCCGATATCGGTCTACCTGATTTTTTTATTGATATTGGACGCTCGGATCCGGAACGCTGGTCTGCCCAGAACTTTGCTGATCGTTTGGATGTCCATCACATCCCCCATACCTGGTACCTGTTCAACGGCGGGCACACCGAAGCCTACTGGTCAACCCACCTTGAACTTTATCTCCACTGGTATGCACAGGATTGGTATAAAAATTCTTTAAATAATCAAGTAAAATAG
- a CDS encoding GNAT family N-acetyltransferase produces MSFSMSDWSIHVASWRDYTHLSQLERACFPAEDLWPFWDLIGVLTLPGIVRLKALVGEQMVGFIAGERDLETRIGWVTTLGVMPEHRRLGIALALLAACERDLDMPIIRLSVRESNRAAICLYEGQGYAIINRWKKYYVGGEDALVFEKRR; encoded by the coding sequence ATGAGTTTCAGTATGAGCGATTGGTCCATCCACGTTGCCAGTTGGCGCGATTACACCCATTTATCCCAGCTCGAACGGGCGTGTTTTCCGGCAGAAGACCTGTGGCCTTTTTGGGACCTGATTGGCGTGCTGACCCTGCCCGGCATCGTGCGTTTGAAGGCACTTGTGGGCGAGCAGATGGTGGGATTCATCGCTGGCGAGCGTGACCTCGAAACGCGCATCGGCTGGGTGACCACCCTCGGCGTGATGCCTGAGCACCGGCGGCTCGGCATCGCCCTGGCTTTGCTGGCTGCCTGCGAACGAGACCTGGATATGCCCATCATTCGGCTCAGCGTGCGGGAATCTAACCGGGCGGCTATTTGCCTGTATGAGGGGCAGGGTTATGCGATCATTAACCGCTGGAAGAAATACTACGTGGGCGGTGAAGATGCCCTCGTGTTTGAAAAAAGGCGTTGA
- a CDS encoding DUF3788 family protein: MIDERLLDRNNPPEPELIRQVIGDEAFPLWEQVNQFLQEQYPDFQGGMTYYNAQRGWGQDYRKGAQRLCMLFPERGGLTAFLTLSQDGEEAAQARIRYFNARLRTLLNQPSALPQGRWLWMRLEDYTDLVSLKLLLEITSS; the protein is encoded by the coding sequence ATGATTGATGAGCGATTGCTGGATCGAAATAACCCTCCTGAACCCGAACTGATTCGCCAGGTGATTGGCGATGAGGCTTTCCCTCTTTGGGAGCAGGTCAATCAATTTTTACAAGAGCAATATCCGGACTTTCAGGGCGGTATGACGTATTACAATGCCCAGCGCGGCTGGGGGCAGGATTATCGCAAAGGTGCACAACGCTTGTGTATGCTGTTTCCAGAGCGGGGTGGCTTGACCGCCTTTCTTACCCTCAGTCAGGACGGTGAAGAAGCAGCCCAAGCTAGGATCCGTTACTTCAATGCTCGCCTGCGCACTTTGTTAAATCAGCCCTCAGCTTTACCCCAGGGACGTTGGCTGTGGATGCGCCTTGAGGACTATACGGATTTGGTGAGCTTGAAATTATTGCTTGAGATCACGTCCAGCTGA
- a CDS encoding NAD+ synthase codes for MKFDLTIEAEQTEKILIGFIRTELNRAGFQRALLGVSGGLDSAVSLYLCARALGPENVLAVRLPYKTSPLHTLVDAQTMIAALGVQSLTVEITPMVDPLIAKFPDMSRLRAGNLMARMRMIVLFDQSVVFNGLVVGASNKTELLLGYTTVHGDSGVALQPLGDLFKTQVRQLARHLGVPLTVINKVPSADLWEGQTDENELGFTYDEVDRLLYLLVERGYHPEACIEAGFKREFVERVVRRVRQNHFKRVMPPIGWLSAGKAGYDLSSLWKWGRN; via the coding sequence ATGAAATTCGACCTGACCATCGAGGCTGAACAGACTGAAAAAATCCTTATCGGGTTCATCCGCACGGAGCTGAACCGGGCTGGGTTCCAACGTGCCCTGCTGGGCGTCTCCGGCGGTCTGGATTCAGCGGTCAGCTTGTATTTATGTGCCAGAGCGCTGGGACCTGAAAATGTGCTGGCGGTGCGCCTGCCCTATAAGACCTCGCCGCTGCATACGCTGGTTGATGCACAGACGATGATTGCTGCCCTCGGCGTCCAGTCGCTGACGGTCGAGATCACCCCCATGGTCGACCCGTTGATTGCCAAATTCCCCGATATGAGCCGCTTGCGGGCGGGCAATCTTATGGCACGCATGCGCATGATCGTACTGTTCGACCAATCCGTGGTCTTCAACGGGTTGGTGGTGGGCGCCAGCAATAAAACGGAGCTGCTGCTGGGCTATACCACCGTCCACGGCGATTCGGGCGTCGCTTTGCAGCCGCTGGGCGATTTGTTCAAAACTCAGGTGCGACAGTTAGCCCGGCACCTGGGCGTGCCTTTAACCGTGATCAACAAAGTCCCCTCAGCCGACCTGTGGGAGGGACAAACCGATGAAAATGAGTTGGGCTTCACCTACGACGAGGTCGACCGGTTGTTGTATTTGCTGGTCGAGCGGGGCTACCATCCCGAAGCCTGCATCGAAGCGGGCTTTAAACGGGAATTTGTCGAACGCGTGGTGCGCAGAGTGCGTCAGAACCACTTCAAACGCGTTATGCCGCCCATCGGCTGGCTCTCCGCGGGCAAAGCGGGGTATGACCTTTCAAGTCTGTGGAAGTGGGGACGGAATTAA
- a CDS encoding DUF3467 domain-containing protein has protein sequence MTQKPIPNLEIPQDLETKYVNFVRIAHTVSEFVFDFSLLLPGVTKFEVNSRLMMSPTAAKLFLQALTENLKRYEANFGKITLPGSHSLADDLFRSIDPPEGS, from the coding sequence ATGACGCAAAAACCAATTCCTAATCTCGAAATCCCGCAGGATTTGGAGACTAAATATGTAAATTTTGTCCGGATTGCGCACACGGTGTCGGAATTTGTCTTCGATTTTTCCTTGCTGTTGCCGGGTGTCACCAAATTCGAGGTTAATTCTCGCTTGATGATGTCCCCCACGGCTGCCAAACTTTTCCTGCAGGCCCTGACGGAAAACCTTAAGCGCTATGAAGCCAATTTTGGCAAGATTACTCTACCGGGCAGCCATTCATTGGCTGATGACCTGTTCCGCTCTATCGATCCACCCGAAGGTAGTTGA